One part of the Ranitomeya imitator isolate aRanImi1 chromosome 10, aRanImi1.pri, whole genome shotgun sequence genome encodes these proteins:
- the NKAPD1 gene encoding uncharacterized protein NKAPD1: MSRVPLGKVLLRNVIRHTDAHNKIQEESEMWKIREMEKQTEDSRTKRRRVSPDVNRWDHNGYKELYPEEFNDNRSRMRSDGFDAEGGKEVVRKATAEEVTPRPAALSVRALTKKYYQCESSIADRWGHSGYKELYPDEFDTDSDEEEGGSKRTTNGDEKPKRKGQKEQESHKRKRSKKTHKKKQKKRSHKKLKKRKKEQEDSTESSSDSDSSDHAEKKAKKSKRKKKTRKKTSKKQPSSSGQDSDASSNEMSGSEDHDTQEHKERRTEKSSRKHHRRAKSKKDSEMEARKSRRTNWKVAKDESSESSDDD; this comes from the exons ATGTCCCGAGTGCCTCTTGGAAAAGTTCTGCTGAGAAATGTTATCCGGCACACAGACGCACATAACAAG ATCCAAGAAGAAAGTGAGATGTGGAAGATTCGGGAAATGGAGAAGCAGACGGAAGATTCCAGGACAAAGCGGAGACGCGTTTCACCGGACGTTAACAG ATGGGATCACAATGGCTATAAAGAGCTGTATCCAGAGGAGTTTAATGATAACAG GAGCCGCATGAGATCCGATGGTTTTGATGCTGAAGGAGGCAAAGAAGTTGTGAGAAAGGCGACTGCAGAAGAAGTGACTCCGAGACCGGCCGCGCTGAGCGTGCGAGCCCTCACCAAGAAGTACTACCAGTGTGAGTCCAGCATTGCTGACCG GTGGGGACATAGCGGTTACAAGGAGCTGTATCCGGATGAATTCGACACAGACAG CGATGAAGAGGAAGGGGGAAGCAAAAGAACAACCAACGGAGACGAGAAACCCAAACGCAAAGGCCAGAAAGAGCAAGAATCTCATAAACGCAAACGATCCAAAAAAACTCATAAGAAAAAGCAGAAGAAGCGATCACACAAAAAGTTGAAGAAAAGGAAAAAAGAGCAGGAGGACAGCACAGAGTCCTCGAGTGACAGCGACAGCTCGGACCACGCGGAAAAGAAAGCAAAGAAATCCAAGCGCAAGAAGAAAACTCGGAAAAAGACCTCGAAGAAGCAGCCGTCCTCCTCTGGGCAGGACAGCGACGCCTCCAGCAATGAGATGAGCGGCTCCGAGGATCACGATACACAGGAACATAAGGAACGAAGGACTGAAAAATCCAGCAGGAAACATCACCGGAGAGCAAAATCGAAAAAAGACTCCGAGATGGAAGCCAGGAAAAGCCGGAGGACCAACTGGAAGGTGGCCAAAGACGAGAGCTCGGAAAGTTCTGACGACGACTAG